AGCTCCGGCCAGCGGTGCGGCTCCCGGAGCAGCCGGGGCAGCAGCTCGTGCATGCCGTAGCCGTAGCCGCGGGCGGGGTCCGCGTCGTAGCCGAGGGCGAAGGCGTGGGCCAGTTCCGCCTGGCGGATCTCGCCGTGTTCGTCGAGGACGCGCAGGATGCCGAGTGCCATGGCGGTGTCGTCGGTCCAGTGCCAGGTGTGTTCCTCGGGCGTGCGCCGGGCGCGGATCTCCTCGTACGCCTGGAGGCGGTCCCGGAAGAGGGGGAACCAGCGCTCGCCGAAGGCGTCGCCGAGCGCCAGGCCGTCGAGGCTGCGGCGGGCTGCTCGGCGGTCGGCGCTGCGGTCGGCGGGGATCGGCGGGGTCATGGGGTGATGATGCCGGGCCCGACGGCCGGTTGCGCAGTGGTTTTCGCGCGTCGGGAGTGTCGCGTCGCGGACGGTCGCGTACCGGTTGCGCCAACTAGTCCGGCCCAGGGGATTGACGAGCTTGCTGACAAGCAGTCTCATAAGTTGTGACCGCCGGTAACCCCCGCTGATCCCGTACGACGAGGTGGAAACAGTCATGACGACGGTGACCGAAGCCGAGGTGCTCCGTGACGCGCTCGGTCTGCTCAAGGACCGGGAGCAGGTGGCCGAGCGCCTCCTCGACTCATCCGCCAAGCACTCCTTCGACCCCGACAAGGAGCTCGACTGGGACGCGCCCTTCGAGGAGGGCAAGTGGTTCTGGCCGCCCGAGCTGGTGTCGCTGTACGACACCCCGATGTGGCACCGGATGAGCGAGGAGCAGCGGATCGCGCTGTCCCAGCACGAGGCGGCCGCGCTGGCCTCGCTGGGCATCTGGTTCGAGCTCATCCTGATGCAGCTGCTGGTGCGGCACATCTACGACAAGGCGGCGACGAGCGCGCACGTGCGCTACGCGCTGACCGAGATCGAGGACGAGTGCCGGCACTCGAAGATGTTCGCCCGTCTGATCACCCGCGGCGGCACCCCGCACTACCCGGTGAGCCGGGCGCACCTCAACCTCGGGCGGCTCTTCAAGACCATCTCGACGACGCCGGGTTCGTTCACGGCGACGCTGCTCGGCGAGGAGATCCTCGACTGGATGCAGCGGCTGACGTTCCCGGACGAGCGGGTGCAGACCCTGGTCCGCGGCGTCACGCGCATCCACGTCGTGGAGGAGGCCCGGCACGTCCGCTACGCCCGTGAGGAGTTGCGGCGGCAGATGGTCACGGCGCCGCGCTGGTCCCAGGAGTTCACCCGCGTCACCTCGGGCGAGTTCGCCCGCGTCTTCTCGGTGGCCTTCATCAACCCCGACGTGTACACGAACGTCGGCCTCGACCAGCGCGAGGCGATGGCCCAGGTCAAGGCGAGCGGACACCGGCGCGAGGTGATGCAGACCGGCGCCAAGCGCCTGACGGACTTCCTGGACGACATCGGGGTGCTGCGCGGAGCGGGACGGCGGCTGTGGAAGTCGTCGGGCCTGCTGGCCTGAGCGCCGTGACGGCGGGTCCGTCCCCCGGGTCGGTCCCGCCGGTCACCCTCCGTTGTGGGGGAGTTGTGTACGGGCCGGTTACGCTGCCCGACATGACCTCGCAGGCCTCCACCCCCGCCTACCGCCGTCTCAGCGTCGAGGAACGGCGCAGCCAGCTCCTCGAAGCCGCGCTCTCGCTGTTCGCCCAGCGGGTGCCCGAGGAGGTCTCGCTGGACGACGTGGCGGAGGCGGCCGGGGTGTCCCGGCCGCTGGTGTACCGGTACTTCCCGGGCGGCAAGCAGCAGTTGTACGAGGCCGCCCTGCGCTCCGCGGCGGACGAGCTGGAGCAGTGCTTCGCGGAACCCCCCGAGGGGCCGCTCACCGAGCGCCTCTCGCACGCCCTGGACCGCTACCTCGCCTTCGTGGACCAGCACGACGCCGGGTTCAGCGCCCTGCTCCAGGGCGGCAGCGTCATCGAGACCTCACGGACGACGGCCATCGTCGACGGGGTCCGGCGGGCCGCGGCGGACCACATCCTCGACCACCTCGCGGTGCAGGACCCCGGGCCCCGGCTGCGGATGACCGTACGGATGTGGATCACGGCGGTGGAGGCCGCCTCGCTGGTCTGGCTCGACGAGG
The window above is part of the Streptomyces sp. NBC_01428 genome. Proteins encoded here:
- a CDS encoding AurF N-oxygenase family protein, producing the protein MTTVTEAEVLRDALGLLKDREQVAERLLDSSAKHSFDPDKELDWDAPFEEGKWFWPPELVSLYDTPMWHRMSEEQRIALSQHEAAALASLGIWFELILMQLLVRHIYDKAATSAHVRYALTEIEDECRHSKMFARLITRGGTPHYPVSRAHLNLGRLFKTISTTPGSFTATLLGEEILDWMQRLTFPDERVQTLVRGVTRIHVVEEARHVRYAREELRRQMVTAPRWSQEFTRVTSGEFARVFSVAFINPDVYTNVGLDQREAMAQVKASGHRREVMQTGAKRLTDFLDDIGVLRGAGRRLWKSSGLLA
- a CDS encoding TetR/AcrR family transcriptional regulator — protein: MTSQASTPAYRRLSVEERRSQLLEAALSLFAQRVPEEVSLDDVAEAAGVSRPLVYRYFPGGKQQLYEAALRSAADELEQCFAEPPEGPLTERLSHALDRYLAFVDQHDAGFSALLQGGSVIETSRTTAIVDGVRRAAADHILDHLAVQDPGPRLRMTVRMWITAVEAASLVWLDEGKEPPLDELRDWLVEQFVAVLTASAGRDAQTAAVVRASLAMERPDGIAGTLVRRVLPVVGDAAHLL